From the genome of Papaver somniferum cultivar HN1 chromosome 2, ASM357369v1, whole genome shotgun sequence, one region includes:
- the LOC113350263 gene encoding probable inactive purple acid phosphatase 16 isoform X2, which yields MRKLAHSTFLVIHLLFHHTLVIIVINGSQVSGDLTVSNIQQIPEILLSPPSISSEKKKKSSLASTFKIALFADLHYGENAWTDWGPQQDVNSDFVIYLGDVITGNNIPVANASLYWDQAISPTRSRGIPWATIFGNHDDAHFEWPMEWFSSTGIPQVQCLEHCSAVSEKACSFRGTTRLELIKNEMHKNKQYSLTKNGPTNLWPSVSNYVIQVSSFDGRNHHPISYLYFLDSGGGSYPEVISSAQATWFENQSYAINSDSRVPELIFWHIPSKAYKDVAPRFGIHRPCVGSINKESLATQEAEMGIMNMLVNKPSVKAVFVGHNHGLDWCCPHEKLWLCFARHTGYGGYGNWPRGARMVEITEKPFSIKSWIKMEDGKKHSEIILS from the exons ATGAGAAAATTAGCTCATAGTACCTTCCTTGTAATTCATCTTCTCTTCCATCATACACTAGTGATCATAGTAATTAATGGATCTCAAGTGAGTGGTGACTTGACTGTCAGCAATATTCAACAAATACCAGAAATACTGTTATCTCCTCCATCGATCTCttcggagaagaagaaaaagagttcCTTGGCCTCGACATTCAAGATTGCTTTGTTCGCCGATCTTCATTACGGGGAGAACGCATGGACGGATTGGGGTCCTCAACAAGATGTGAACTCAG ATTTTGTAATTTATCTTGGAGATGTGATTACGGGGAACAATATACCTGTTGCCAATGCGAGTTTATACTGGGATCAAGCAATCTCTCCAACTCGATCCAGAGGAATACCATGGGCTACTATATTCGGTAACCACGATGACGCTCATTTTGAGTGGCCAATGGAATGGTTTTCTTCAACCGGCATTCCTCAAGTTCAATGCCTTGAGCACTGTTCAGCGGTTTCAG AAAAAGCATGCAGCTTCAGAGGTACAACTCGTTTGGAGCTGATTAAAAATGAAATGCATAAAAACAAGCAGTATTCATTAACAAAAAACGGACCTACAAATCTCTGGCCAAGTGTTTCCAACTATGTAATCCAAGTATCGTCATTCGATGGTCGGAATCATCATCCGATCAGCTATCTATATTTTCTTGATTCTGGTGGTGGGAGCTATCCAGAAGTCATATCGAGTGCTCAAGCAACATGGTTTGAGAATCAATCATATGCTATAAATAGTGATTCAAG GGTTCCTGAGTTAATCTTTTGGCACATACCAAGCAAAGCTTATAAAGATGTTGCACCAAGATTCGGCATTCACAGGCCTTGTGTTGGTTCAATAAACAAGGAGAGTCTTGCCACTCAAGAAGCTGAGATGGGTATCATGAATATGCTTGTAAATAAACCATCTGTGAAG GCAGTGTTCGTTGGACACAATCATGGACTTGATTGGTGTTGTCCACATGAAAAGTTATGGCTGTGTTTTGCTAGGCACACTGGTTACGGAGGTTATGGAAATTGGCCAAGGGGAGCAAGAATGGTAGAGATCACTGAAAAACCTTTCTCCATCAAGTCGTGGATAAAAATGGAAGATGGAAAGAAACATAGTGAGATTATTTTGTCTTGA
- the LOC113350263 gene encoding probable inactive purple acid phosphatase 16 isoform X1: protein MRKLAHSTFLVIHLLFHHTLVIIVINGSQVSGDLTVSNIQQIPEILLSPPSISSEKKKKSSLASTFKIALFADLHYGENAWTDWGPQQDVNSGKVMSTILDQEVPDFVIYLGDVITGNNIPVANASLYWDQAISPTRSRGIPWATIFGNHDDAHFEWPMEWFSSTGIPQVQCLEHCSAVSEKACSFRGTTRLELIKNEMHKNKQYSLTKNGPTNLWPSVSNYVIQVSSFDGRNHHPISYLYFLDSGGGSYPEVISSAQATWFENQSYAINSDSRVPELIFWHIPSKAYKDVAPRFGIHRPCVGSINKESLATQEAEMGIMNMLVNKPSVKAVFVGHNHGLDWCCPHEKLWLCFARHTGYGGYGNWPRGARMVEITEKPFSIKSWIKMEDGKKHSEIILS, encoded by the exons ATGAGAAAATTAGCTCATAGTACCTTCCTTGTAATTCATCTTCTCTTCCATCATACACTAGTGATCATAGTAATTAATGGATCTCAAGTGAGTGGTGACTTGACTGTCAGCAATATTCAACAAATACCAGAAATACTGTTATCTCCTCCATCGATCTCttcggagaagaagaaaaagagttcCTTGGCCTCGACATTCAAGATTGCTTTGTTCGCCGATCTTCATTACGGGGAGAACGCATGGACGGATTGGGGTCCTCAACAAGATGTGAACTCAGGTAAGGTCATGTCAACTATTCTGGATCAAGAAGTACCAG ATTTTGTAATTTATCTTGGAGATGTGATTACGGGGAACAATATACCTGTTGCCAATGCGAGTTTATACTGGGATCAAGCAATCTCTCCAACTCGATCCAGAGGAATACCATGGGCTACTATATTCGGTAACCACGATGACGCTCATTTTGAGTGGCCAATGGAATGGTTTTCTTCAACCGGCATTCCTCAAGTTCAATGCCTTGAGCACTGTTCAGCGGTTTCAG AAAAAGCATGCAGCTTCAGAGGTACAACTCGTTTGGAGCTGATTAAAAATGAAATGCATAAAAACAAGCAGTATTCATTAACAAAAAACGGACCTACAAATCTCTGGCCAAGTGTTTCCAACTATGTAATCCAAGTATCGTCATTCGATGGTCGGAATCATCATCCGATCAGCTATCTATATTTTCTTGATTCTGGTGGTGGGAGCTATCCAGAAGTCATATCGAGTGCTCAAGCAACATGGTTTGAGAATCAATCATATGCTATAAATAGTGATTCAAG GGTTCCTGAGTTAATCTTTTGGCACATACCAAGCAAAGCTTATAAAGATGTTGCACCAAGATTCGGCATTCACAGGCCTTGTGTTGGTTCAATAAACAAGGAGAGTCTTGCCACTCAAGAAGCTGAGATGGGTATCATGAATATGCTTGTAAATAAACCATCTGTGAAG GCAGTGTTCGTTGGACACAATCATGGACTTGATTGGTGTTGTCCACATGAAAAGTTATGGCTGTGTTTTGCTAGGCACACTGGTTACGGAGGTTATGGAAATTGGCCAAGGGGAGCAAGAATGGTAGAGATCACTGAAAAACCTTTCTCCATCAAGTCGTGGATAAAAATGGAAGATGGAAAGAAACATAGTGAGATTATTTTGTCTTGA